One genomic region from Lycorma delicatula isolate Av1 chromosome 9, ASM4794821v1, whole genome shotgun sequence encodes:
- the LOC142330296 gene encoding uncharacterized protein LOC142330296, with protein sequence MNFSPFGGHFPASIPPIHQFATKFTHEPTPGGEGGTGGSAAVNGVSSLSEEGAMVGSPPPNRYPVHYSSAATSTTTSIPGVKYQRDSSTQVSGNMIPVSSPNPTKYASTETVHHYDPYSHHHAQQPKRPSSYHNDNLQDMSSSSNNVKQEDKEDAQQNGEYSTIVQQQQQQQQQQQQPPGMPPAWQSIAAPGSTVADYLSHLPASTLPLSLHHFLKYSAESIKKDAETTIDQPLPHHQPLGPGPTSPAKKKKKKKVNKEKKPRPKPGEIRLTTALDGSTLYCCPECHMAYPDKSLLEQHLLGHTMERRFFCDICGAGLKRKDHLTRHKQSHNPDRPFVCTVCMKAFKRKEQLTLHFVIHSGEKRHVCPECGKGFYRKDHLRKHTRSHIARRVKAELSQHVPASNQADRDPMS encoded by the coding sequence atgaatttttcaccATTTGGAGGTCACTTTCCAGCCTCAATACCACCGATTCATCAGTTTGCAACTAAGTTTACTCATGAACCTACTCCAGGAGGTGAAGGTGGTACTGGTGGAAGTGCAGCTGTCAATGGCGTAAGTAGTTTAAGTGAGGAAGGAGCGATGGTAGGATCACCCCCACCAAATCGATATCCTGTACATTATAGTAGTGCAGCTACTAGCACTACTACTAGTATACCGGGTGTTAAATATCAACGTGATAGTAGTACACAAGTTAGCGGTAATATGATACCTGTTTCCTCACCAAATCCTACCAAATATGCTTCTACCGAAACTGTACATCATTATGATCCTTACAGTCATCATCATGCTCAACAACCAAAGAGACCTTCTAGTTATCATAATGATAATCTACAAGATATGAGTAGTAGCAGTAATAATGTTAAACAAGAAGATAAAGAAGATGCACAGCAAAATGGTGAATATTCTACCATTGtacaacagcagcagcagcaacaacaacaacaacagcaacCTCCTGGCATGCCACCAGCTTGGCAAAGTATAGCTGCGCCAGGATCAACTGTGGCAGATTATCTTTCCCACTTACCTGCATCTACTTTACCATTATCTTTAcatcattttcttaaatattcagcTGAATCTATAAAAAAGGATGCTGAAACAACAATTGATCAACCTTTACCACATCATCAACCATTAGGACCAGGTCCAACATCTCcagccaaaaaaaagaagaagaagaaagttaacaaagaaaagaaaccacggCCTAAACCAGGTGAAATTCGGTTAACGACTGCTTTAGATGGTTCCACTTTATACTGTTGTCCAGAATGTCATATGGCTTATCCCGATAAATCATTATTGGAACAGCATCTTTTAGGTCACACAATGGAAAGAAGATTTTTTTGCGATATTTGTGGCGCCGGTTTAAAACGTAAAGATCATTTAACAAGACATAAACAAAGTCATAATCCTGATCGTCCTTTTGTTTGTACTGTTTGTATGAAAGCTTTTAAAAGGAAGGAACAACTtacattacattttgttattcattCGGGTGAAAAAAGGCACGTTTGTCCGGAATGCGGTAAGGGATTTTATCGTAAAGATCATCTTCGTAAACATACACGAAGTCACATCGCACGACGCGTTAAAGCTGAATTAAGTCAGCATGTTCCAGCCAGTAATCAAGCAGATCGTGATCCGATGTCCTGA